From a region of the Candidatus Omnitrophota bacterium genome:
- a CDS encoding peptidoglycan-binding domain-containing protein has protein sequence MRKELMFRRVGVVAVFVLSVVFISGCGSVPKKFKEEVYGIKSRVETLETKVEGVEAKQSEVERVTSEQAQKIDELKVVRQAPLSTNISVKARPGKSKAHIKDIQTCLKNAGFYDGKIDGIKGKGTRRAIKEFQKANGLIADGVVGSRTWEILSKYETGSARASMGSEEGATK, from the coding sequence ATGAGAAAAGAACTGATGTTCAGAAGGGTTGGTGTAGTTGCCGTATTTGTTTTGAGTGTTGTGTTTATTTCCGGTTGCGGAAGTGTGCCAAAAAAGTTTAAAGAAGAGGTTTACGGCATTAAGTCGAGAGTAGAGACCCTCGAGACGAAGGTCGAAGGCGTCGAGGCCAAACAATCGGAGGTCGAGCGCGTAACGAGCGAACAGGCCCAGAAGATAGATGAATTGAAGGTGGTCAGACAGGCGCCCCTCAGCACGAATATATCCGTGAAGGCGCGGCCCGGGAAGTCCAAGGCGCATATAAAAGACATCCAGACCTGCTTAAAGAACGCGGGATTTTACGACGGCAAGATAGACGGCATAAAAGGCAAGGGCACCAGGAGGGCTATAAAGGAATTCCAGAAAGCGAACGGCCTCATTGCCGACGGGGTGGTAGGATCCAGGACATGGGAGATCTTGAGTAAATATGAGACCGGATCGGCTCGAGCGTCAATGGGTTCGGAAGAGGGGGCTACCAAATAG
- a CDS encoding Lrp/AsnC family transcriptional regulator, with protein sequence MMNEILEILEKNARATVEDIARMLNMTPKAVSNMIKKLEKDGVILKYKTVINKELERDENSDVRALIEVKLTPQKNVGFDHLAERIYQFPEVTSCYLMSGTYDLLVVVEGKNIHTVSNFVAEKLSAMENVRGTITHFILKKYKEDGDILKQPERSKRPAITL encoded by the coding sequence ATCATGAACGAAATACTCGAGATACTTGAAAAGAACGCCAGGGCTACGGTCGAAGATATCGCAAGGATGCTTAATATGACGCCCAAGGCGGTGTCGAATATGATTAAGAAGCTGGAGAAGGACGGGGTCATACTTAAGTATAAGACCGTAATCAATAAGGAGCTGGAAAGGGATGAGAATTCGGATGTCCGCGCCCTTATAGAAGTGAAGTTGACCCCGCAGAAGAATGTGGGGTTCGACCATCTGGCCGAGCGCATATACCAGTTCCCGGAAGTGACGAGCTGTTATCTGATGTCGGGGACCTATGACCTTCTCGTCGTGGTCGAAGGGAAGAATATCCACACCGTGTCGAATTTCGTCGCGGAAAAATTGTCCGCCATGGAGAATGTGCGCGGGACTATTACGCATTTTATATTGAAGAAATATAAGGAAGACGGTGATATATTGAAACAGCCGGAGAGGTCGAAACGCCCGGCGATAACTTTGTAA
- a CDS encoding aminotransferase class I/II-fold pyridoxal phosphate-dependent enzyme yields the protein MKISKLVEQMPPSGIRAFFDLVIGMKDVISLGVGEPDFVTPWNIIERAIYSLEEGYTSYTSNKGLAELRQELARHLKHRYALDYDPEEEILITVGVSEGFDLTLRALLNKGDKVLVPEPSYVSYGPLTGLALGEPVYIKTKPENGFKITPKDIDGHCDKKTKAIVLNYPNNPTGTSYSRAEISKIARTVSKHGLIMISDEIYCELTYDFKHIPFPALPRMKERTVYLNGFSKAYAMTGWRIGYACGPREIIAAMTKVHQYTMMCVPIMSQMAALEALKHGEKAVQEMKREYRRRREYVISRLNEIGLPCHRPEGAFYAFPSIKKTGLSSMEFANRLLKREKVAVVPGTAFGPSGEGYIRISYASSLDKLKEALSRIETFLTAIAVHSK from the coding sequence ATGAAAATTTCCAAGCTCGTCGAACAGATGCCGCCGTCGGGCATACGCGCGTTCTTCGACCTTGTCATAGGAATGAAAGACGTGATATCCCTCGGAGTTGGAGAGCCGGATTTTGTAACTCCATGGAATATAATAGAAAGGGCGATCTACTCTCTTGAGGAAGGGTACACATCCTATACTTCCAATAAAGGGTTGGCGGAACTGCGCCAGGAACTCGCGAGGCATCTGAAGCACAGGTACGCTCTCGACTACGATCCCGAAGAAGAGATCCTTATAACCGTCGGCGTAAGCGAGGGGTTCGATCTCACGTTAAGGGCGCTCTTAAATAAAGGCGATAAAGTCCTGGTGCCCGAACCGTCCTATGTTTCTTACGGGCCGCTGACAGGCCTGGCTCTCGGCGAACCTGTCTATATAAAGACAAAGCCGGAGAACGGTTTTAAGATCACGCCTAAAGATATAGACGGGCACTGCGATAAAAAAACGAAGGCCATCGTCCTTAACTATCCCAATAATCCGACGGGAACCTCTTATTCGAGGGCCGAGATAAGCAAGATCGCCCGGACCGTTTCAAAGCACGGCCTCATCATGATAAGCGACGAAATATACTGCGAGCTCACTTACGATTTTAAACATATCCCGTTCCCCGCGCTTCCGCGCATGAAGGAGAGGACCGTATATCTTAACGGGTTCTCCAAGGCGTACGCCATGACAGGCTGGAGGATCGGTTATGCGTGCGGCCCCCGCGAGATCATCGCGGCAATGACCAAGGTCCATCAGTATACGATGATGTGCGTGCCAATAATGTCGCAGATGGCCGCGCTGGAGGCGCTCAAACACGGAGAGAAGGCCGTCCAGGAGATGAAGCGGGAGTACAGGAGGAGGAGGGAGTACGTTATCTCGCGTTTGAATGAGATAGGGCTGCCCTGCCACAGGCCGGAAGGGGCGTTCTACGCTTTCCCGTCGATAAAAAAGACGGGCCTTTCATCCATGGAATTCGCTAACCGGCTCCTGAAGAGGGAGAAGGTCGCTGTAGTCCCGGGTACGGCGTTCGGGCCTTCGGGAGAAGGTTATATCAGGATATCATATGCTTCCAGCCTCGATAAACTGAAAGAGGCGTTGAGCAGGATAGAAACTTTTTTGACGGCTATAGCCGTTCATTCCAAATAA
- a CDS encoding peptidoglycan-binding domain-containing protein, giving the protein MNRRLLMILLAAIVVVPLIFIGCKAKVDKTAEELASSEAIATMEETIDIEEPAQTIATETIPPTATPPMAQATAPAPQIKLERNKDIQRALKAAGYYTGAIDGKIGPRTKKAIESFQKAQGLKVDGRVGPKTWAELERYLVSQEVQN; this is encoded by the coding sequence ATGAACAGGAGATTGTTGATGATATTATTGGCGGCGATAGTCGTTGTGCCGTTAATATTTATCGGGTGTAAGGCAAAGGTGGATAAGACTGCCGAAGAGCTCGCCTCGTCGGAGGCTATCGCGACGATGGAAGAAACAATAGATATCGAAGAACCGGCTCAGACGATCGCGACGGAAACGATCCCGCCTACGGCGACGCCGCCGATGGCGCAGGCGACGGCCCCCGCCCCGCAGATAAAGCTCGAAAGGAATAAGGATATACAGAGAGCGTTGAAAGCGGCCGGATATTACACAGGCGCGATCGACGGTAAGATAGGCCCCAGGACAAAAAAGGCCATAGAGAGTTTTCAGAAGGCGCAGGGCCTGAAGGTCGACGGCAGGGTTGGGCCGAAGACCTGGGCAGAGTTGGAAAGATACCTGGTTTCCCAGGAAGTCCAGAACTAG
- a CDS encoding glycosyltransferase family 2 protein, giving the protein MLNGKKIVVIMPAYNAEKTLRRTYEEIPKDIVDDIVLTDDVSKDRTVDVAKSLGIKVFVHNENRGYGGNQKTCYREALRLGADVVVMLHPDYQYPPKLITPMAGLITSGMFDVVLGSRILGNKALKGGMPFYKYVANRLLTLTENIVIKEKLSEYHTGYRAFSRDVLLSLPILEDSDDFVFDNQMLLQAFYFGYRVAEITCPSSYTKDSSSINFPRSVTYGFGVLNTAFKYALNKLSFRKDPLFSRDGKRLAV; this is encoded by the coding sequence TTGCTGAACGGTAAAAAGATAGTAGTCATAATGCCCGCGTATAACGCGGAAAAGACTCTGCGCCGGACTTACGAAGAGATACCCAAAGATATAGTAGACGATATAGTCCTTACCGACGATGTTTCGAAAGACAGGACTGTCGATGTCGCGAAATCTTTGGGTATCAAGGTATTTGTCCATAATGAGAATAGGGGTTACGGCGGGAACCAGAAGACCTGCTACAGGGAAGCGTTAAGGCTCGGCGCCGATGTAGTAGTGATGCTCCATCCTGATTATCAATATCCTCCCAAACTGATAACGCCTATGGCGGGCCTCATAACATCCGGCATGTTCGATGTGGTCCTGGGCTCCAGGATCCTCGGTAACAAGGCCCTTAAGGGCGGGATGCCTTTCTATAAGTATGTGGCCAACAGGCTCCTGACATTAACGGAAAATATTGTCATAAAAGAGAAGCTGTCTGAGTACCATACCGGTTACAGGGCATTCTCGCGCGATGTCCTTCTATCGCTTCCGATACTGGAGGATTCAGACGATTTCGTTTTCGATAACCAGATGCTCCTGCAGGCCTTTTATTTCGGGTATAGGGTAGCGGAGATAACCTGCCCTTCAAGCTATACGAAGGATTCTTCGTCCATCAATTTTCCCAGAAGCGTCACATACGGGTTCGGCGTGCTTAACACAGCGTTCAAATACGCGCTCAATAAACTATCGTTCAGGAAAGATCCCCTGTTCAGCAGGGACGGTAAGAGATTAGCCGTTTAA
- a CDS encoding DUF4912 domain-containing protein gives MAQTPSRTRENRQFRFPQGYGDNKIVLLARDPWWVFTYWEIRKANEEEAVRKIEASGDSIAKSVLRVYDVTDVSFNGKNARSYFDIELRGLATNWYINVGSPDRAWIVDIGIVTKKGSFYPLARSNMVKTPRFGMSDQLDAEWMVPEDEYWKMFGLSGGFGVGKGSLEVREMIKKRLEEQISSGGISSAASFYRKPGERKFWLVVNCELIVYGATEPDAKLTVQGKKIDLRKDGTFTLRFALPDGKQVIPVEATSKDGIDSRRITPIVSRKTE, from the coding sequence ATGGCACAAACACCTTCAAGAACACGCGAAAACAGGCAATTCAGGTTCCCTCAAGGTTACGGCGACAATAAGATAGTCCTTCTGGCGCGCGATCCATGGTGGGTATTCACATATTGGGAGATCAGGAAGGCAAACGAGGAAGAGGCCGTAAGGAAGATAGAGGCCTCCGGAGATAGTATCGCTAAGTCCGTTCTCCGGGTGTATGATGTTACCGACGTAAGCTTTAACGGCAAGAACGCCCGCTCATATTTCGATATAGAGCTCAGAGGGCTGGCGACCAACTGGTATATCAATGTAGGCTCTCCGGACAGGGCATGGATCGTCGACATAGGTATCGTTACGAAAAAAGGCAGTTTCTACCCCCTGGCCCGTTCCAATATGGTCAAGACCCCCCGTTTTGGCATGTCGGACCAGCTCGACGCGGAGTGGATGGTCCCTGAGGACGAATATTGGAAGATGTTCGGGTTATCGGGAGGTTTCGGCGTAGGAAAAGGTTCGCTGGAAGTAAGGGAGATGATCAAGAAGCGCCTGGAGGAGCAGATATCTTCCGGAGGCATATCGAGCGCCGCGTCATTTTACAGGAAACCCGGCGAGAGAAAATTCTGGCTTGTCGTTAACTGCGAGCTGATAGTCTACGGCGCGACGGAGCCGGACGCGAAACTGACCGTGCAGGGGAAAAAGATAGATCTAAGGAAAGACGGCACATTCACCCTGAGGTTTGCTCTGCCCGACGGGAAACAGGTCATCCCCGTTGAGGCGACCTCAAAGGACGGCATAGACAGCCGCCGCATAACGCCGATCGTATCCAGAAAGACAGAGTAA
- a CDS encoding 1,4-alpha-glucan branching protein domain-containing protein — protein MLKGYLAIVLHAHLPYVRHPEFDDFLEEDWLFEAITETYIPIIKVLAGLERDKVEYKLTISLSPTLMSMLMDPHLQYKYLKHLDKLIELSAKEIDRTKWEEAFNKLAHMYHTLFWEARHIFVDEYKMNLVNAFKHFQETGHLEVITCCATHGYLPLMEVERKASVRAQVRVGADLYQKVFGKRPAGIWLPECGFNPGDDEVIKKEGIRYFLVDTHGILFGTPRPRFGVFSAYLTKNGVGVYGRDTESSKAVWSAVEGYPGDHNYREFYRDIGFDLDYDYIRPYINADGVRINTGIKYYKITGAGGHKEPYVPETARARAADQAGNFMFNREKQAEHLLGQMGDRLPVIVAPYDAELFGHWWFEGPQWIDFLMRKIRYDQKTIALTTPGEYLKIYKKYQVLTPAASSWGWKGYSEVWLEGSNDWVYRHLHKMVERMVEAANNNRNAKGLLCRTLNQMARELLLAQSSDWAFIMKTGSHVPYAVERFREHAEHFTELYEQVKQGSLDEEYVKWLEDKYSIFHDIDYSVYSTQ, from the coding sequence ATGCTGAAAGGTTATCTCGCGATAGTCCTTCATGCGCACCTTCCATATGTACGCCATCCGGAGTTTGACGACTTTCTTGAAGAAGACTGGCTATTTGAAGCCATAACAGAGACATATATTCCCATCATAAAAGTATTGGCCGGTCTGGAAAGAGATAAGGTCGAGTATAAGCTGACCATATCGCTCTCGCCGACGCTCATGTCCATGCTCATGGACCCGCATCTGCAATACAAATACCTCAAACATCTCGATAAACTCATTGAGCTTTCCGCCAAGGAGATCGACAGGACTAAGTGGGAGGAGGCCTTCAATAAACTTGCCCATATGTACCATACTTTGTTCTGGGAGGCAAGGCACATATTTGTCGATGAGTACAAGATGAACCTCGTCAATGCGTTCAAGCACTTTCAGGAGACGGGCCATCTGGAGGTAATAACGTGCTGCGCGACGCACGGCTACCTGCCATTGATGGAAGTGGAGAGAAAGGCTTCCGTGAGAGCGCAGGTAAGGGTCGGAGCCGACCTGTACCAGAAAGTATTCGGAAAGAGACCCGCCGGTATCTGGCTTCCCGAATGCGGATTCAATCCCGGCGATGACGAAGTGATTAAAAAAGAAGGAATAAGATATTTTCTCGTAGATACCCACGGCATACTGTTCGGCACGCCCCGCCCGAGGTTCGGCGTTTTCAGCGCGTATCTTACTAAAAACGGCGTAGGCGTTTATGGCAGGGATACGGAGTCCTCCAAAGCCGTATGGAGCGCCGTTGAGGGATATCCGGGCGATCATAATTACAGGGAGTTCTATCGCGATATCGGTTTTGATCTTGATTACGACTATATCCGCCCTTACATAAATGCCGACGGTGTGAGGATAAATACCGGAATAAAATATTATAAGATAACCGGAGCCGGCGGCCACAAGGAACCGTATGTGCCGGAGACTGCGCGCGCCAGGGCGGCGGACCAGGCCGGTAATTTTATGTTCAACAGGGAAAAGCAGGCCGAGCACCTGCTTGGACAGATGGGCGACAGGCTGCCCGTCATAGTCGCGCCGTACGACGCCGAGCTCTTCGGCCATTGGTGGTTCGAGGGGCCGCAGTGGATCGATTTTCTCATGAGGAAGATAAGATACGACCAGAAGACCATAGCGCTTACAACTCCGGGTGAGTACCTGAAGATTTATAAAAAATACCAGGTTCTCACACCCGCGGCTTCAAGCTGGGGATGGAAGGGATACAGTGAGGTGTGGCTAGAGGGATCGAACGACTGGGTGTACAGGCACCTCCATAAGATGGTCGAGCGCATGGTCGAAGCCGCGAATAATAACAGGAACGCTAAGGGTCTTCTTTGCAGGACGCTGAACCAGATGGCGCGCGAGCTCCTGCTTGCGCAGTCGAGCGATTGGGCGTTCATAATGAAGACCGGTTCCCACGTTCCTTACGCAGTCGAGAGGTTCAGGGAACACGCGGAGCACTTCACCGAGCTTTACGAGCAGGTGAAACAGGGCTCTCTCGACGAAGAATATGTAAAGTGGCTGGAAGATAAGTACAGTATTTTCCACGATATAGATTACTCGGTGTATAGCACACAGTAA
- a CDS encoding glycoside hydrolase family 57 protein, with translation MDTKKRLSVSFLWHMHQPYYKDPLSDKYLMPWTRLHGIKDYYPMAALIEEFDEIKAVFNLVPSMIEQINDYVHNDATDTFLDLTLKKALHLTFQDKAELLNNFFKVNFKRFIEPNDRYAELLLKKGIKPLAGISLKNAVKIFSAQDFLDLQVLYNLAWFHSITIEEDINLKDLVDKKRGYTEADKEYIVAKQREVLAQIVPLYKRLQDSGRIEITTTPFYHPILPLLCDTSIARISMPGMPLPKRKFAHPEDAEWHIEEAIKYHTEQFGAPPRGMWPSEGSVSEEALDIMISKGIDWVATDEDILFNTLSMYDKQYRGIELFDRRIIYRPYNFKRDSRRIAMVFRDKNLSDMISFSYNSWNPSDAAWDLIGHIKRTSDNLRRDTDRGLLAIVMDGENAWEYFEDNGRRFFETLYANLDKQHEAGSATVSEFLELEPARRNLTNIFPGSWINHDFEIWIGQEQDNVSWDYLDRVRRDLVKFTKEFHKASSGDGAKIRDAWREFYIAEGSDWNWWYGGKAHTGGDNPFDRLYRTHLKNIYKLLDKPVPDFLKVSIS, from the coding sequence ATGGATACAAAAAAGAGATTAAGCGTTTCTTTTCTGTGGCACATGCACCAGCCTTACTACAAGGATCCTCTTTCGGACAAGTACCTCATGCCATGGACGAGGCTCCACGGCATAAAAGATTATTACCCGATGGCAGCCCTGATAGAGGAGTTCGATGAGATAAAGGCAGTCTTCAATCTAGTCCCGTCGATGATCGAACAGATAAACGATTACGTCCACAACGACGCGACCGACACCTTCCTCGACCTCACCCTGAAGAAAGCTCTCCACCTGACGTTCCAGGACAAGGCGGAGCTTTTAAATAATTTTTTCAAGGTCAATTTTAAGCGCTTCATAGAGCCGAATGACCGGTACGCCGAACTTTTACTGAAGAAAGGCATCAAACCTCTCGCCGGCATAAGCCTGAAGAACGCCGTCAAGATCTTTTCCGCCCAGGATTTTCTCGATCTGCAGGTATTGTATAACCTCGCCTGGTTCCACTCGATAACCATAGAAGAGGACATAAACCTTAAAGACCTTGTCGACAAGAAGAGGGGATATACGGAGGCAGATAAGGAATATATCGTGGCCAAGCAGAGAGAGGTGCTTGCCCAGATCGTCCCGTTATATAAAAGGCTGCAGGATAGCGGCAGGATAGAGATAACTACGACGCCTTTTTATCATCCGATATTACCGCTTCTCTGCGATACTTCGATAGCCAGGATATCGATGCCCGGCATGCCCTTGCCCAAAAGGAAATTCGCGCATCCTGAAGACGCGGAATGGCATATAGAAGAAGCCATAAAGTACCATACAGAGCAATTCGGCGCGCCTCCCCGCGGCATGTGGCCGTCCGAAGGCAGCGTCTCCGAGGAAGCGCTGGATATCATGATATCGAAAGGAATAGATTGGGTCGCGACGGATGAAGATATCCTGTTCAATACGCTGTCCATGTATGACAAGCAATACCGCGGCATTGAGCTCTTTGACAGGAGGATCATATACCGGCCTTATAATTTTAAAAGGGATTCGAGGCGCATAGCGATGGTCTTCAGGGATAAGAACCTGTCGGACATGATAAGCTTCAGTTATAATTCCTGGAACCCGTCCGACGCCGCATGGGACCTGATAGGCCACATAAAACGGACTTCGGATAACCTCAGGCGCGATACGGACAGGGGGTTATTGGCCATAGTCATGGATGGTGAGAACGCATGGGAATATTTCGAGGATAACGGCAGGCGGTTCTTCGAGACCCTTTACGCCAACCTTGATAAACAGCATGAAGCGGGCTCCGCCACAGTAAGCGAGTTCCTTGAACTTGAGCCCGCAAGACGGAATTTGACCAACATATTCCCCGGCTCGTGGATAAACCATGACTTCGAGATATGGATAGGGCAGGAACAGGACAATGTCTCGTGGGATTACCTCGACAGGGTAAGGCGCGACCTCGTGAAATTCACGAAAGAGTTCCATAAGGCGTCGAGCGGCGACGGCGCCAAGATAAGGGACGCCTGGCGGGAGTTCTATATTGCGGAGGGGAGCGATTGGAACTGGTGGTATGGCGGTAAGGCCCATACCGGCGGCGACAATCCTTTCGACAGGCTCTACAGGACGCATCTCAAGAATATATATAAGCTTCTGGACAAACCGGTGCCGGATTTCCTTAAAGTCTCGATAAGTTAA
- a CDS encoding DUF2934 domain-containing protein: MARTTFRTGRSSNPTMTSEDVRKLIEKKAFELYEKRGKKPGHSHEDWLEAERIIKGKLSK; this comes from the coding sequence ATGGCAAGGACGACATTTAGGACAGGGAGGTCTTCTAACCCTACGATGACCAGTGAAGACGTGCGTAAGCTCATCGAAAAGAAGGCATTCGAGCTTTACGAAAAGAGGGGCAAAAAGCCCGGGCATTCGCACGAGGACTGGCTTGAGGCCGAGAGGATCATAAAGGGCAAGTTATCCAAGTAA
- a CDS encoding MarC family protein codes for MKEFLLAFIPIFVAMDAIGVLPMFIGFTENLKKAEKRRILLQSIITAFAIGIVFLFLGQWIFKILGVMVSDFKIAGGLVLLAISLRDILQNEKAQKLSIETVGAVPIGTPLITGPAVLTTIIILLDTHGMYYTVLSFVINLLIVWISFSYAAVISNFLGKAGSKAFSKIASLLLAAIAVMMIRKGVVDSIAFFLGQKGA; via the coding sequence ATGAAAGAATTCCTGCTGGCATTTATTCCAATATTTGTTGCCATGGACGCAATAGGCGTATTGCCTATGTTCATAGGTTTTACCGAGAACCTGAAGAAAGCGGAAAAGCGCAGGATACTGCTCCAGTCCATAATAACGGCGTTTGCTATAGGGATAGTCTTCCTGTTTTTAGGCCAATGGATATTTAAGATCCTTGGCGTAATGGTATCGGATTTTAAGATCGCGGGAGGGCTGGTTCTGCTGGCGATCTCCCTCAGGGATATTCTGCAGAATGAAAAAGCTCAGAAGCTTTCAATTGAAACAGTAGGCGCTGTGCCGATAGGCACGCCTCTCATTACCGGACCTGCCGTATTGACCACCATCATAATCCTGCTCGATACCCATGGTATGTACTACACCGTATTGTCGTTCGTCATCAATCTGCTGATCGTGTGGATCTCTTTTTCCTACGCGGCGGTTATATCGAACTTCCTGGGAAAGGCAGGCTCAAAGGCCTTTTCCAAGATCGCCAGCCTTCTTCTCGCAGCCATAGCGGTCATGATGATAAGAAAGGGAGTGGTGGACAGCATAGCGTTTTTCCTGGGCCAAAAGGGAGCTTAG
- a CDS encoding sulfite exporter TauE/SafE family protein, producing MNSLTLTSAFVIGLLHVLEPCEDKAIASLYATIIGKNTKKILFLVFLYGVGMMIADTFLGVVFGYLGAQYLAKFSKQLEIIASSFTVAFGLLVFSHTHKLESHCYAKEFGGLKGDLSIFLFGIIRGLPPCPIEMAILVMAASTQSPLQGGLLVAVFGLGTIVSLLPFGLAVGGILTLVRKRYGEKAEHLIPKISGAVISLIGLVMLVKSLM from the coding sequence ATGAACAGCCTGACTCTTACTTCCGCATTTGTGATAGGACTTCTGCATGTGCTCGAACCGTGCGAAGATAAGGCGATAGCGAGCCTTTATGCGACCATTATCGGCAAGAACACAAAAAAGATACTCTTTCTCGTGTTCCTGTACGGTGTAGGCATGATGATAGCCGACACGTTCCTGGGCGTCGTATTCGGTTATCTGGGCGCCCAGTATCTGGCAAAATTTTCGAAACAGCTGGAGATAATCGCGTCGTCTTTTACCGTGGCATTCGGTCTTCTGGTATTCAGCCATACACATAAGCTTGAGTCCCACTGTTACGCTAAAGAATTCGGAGGATTAAAAGGGGACCTCTCCATATTTTTATTCGGTATAATCCGCGGCCTTCCTCCGTGTCCGATAGAGATGGCTATACTTGTAATGGCGGCCTCGACGCAGAGCCCGCTTCAAGGGGGGCTGCTGGTCGCGGTATTCGGATTGGGGACTATCGTATCCCTCCTGCCTTTTGGGCTTGCCGTAGGCGGGATCCTGACCCTGGTAAGAAAACGGTATGGCGAGAAGGCGGAACATTTGATACCAAAAATAAGCGGGGCTGTTATATCACTGATAGGGCTCGTGATGCTGGTGAAGAGCCTTATGTAG
- a CDS encoding MotA/TolQ/ExbB proton channel family protein, whose product MLWAIIKGGPVMIPIILGSILGLAIIIDKLWTLYRVRIDSAKFTEEILAKVRDKKFDAALSQCARNSRYPVAATLKAGIEKRALQLSEIERVLERVGNSKVKDLERYIGGLISIIGIEPLLGFLGTITGLMRAFMAWEKAGPDITVSALASGIYEAMITTAAGLIVAVPYYLICNFIISRVKYISYELSDSSTRLVETLSETKTGS is encoded by the coding sequence ATGCTTTGGGCCATAATAAAGGGCGGGCCGGTCATGATACCGATAATACTCGGTTCTATACTGGGCCTCGCCATAATAATAGACAAGTTGTGGACGCTGTACAGGGTCAGGATAGACTCCGCTAAGTTTACCGAAGAGATCCTTGCCAAGGTCAGGGACAAGAAGTTCGACGCGGCTCTTTCGCAATGCGCGAGGAATTCCAGGTATCCGGTAGCGGCTACTCTGAAAGCGGGCATCGAGAAGAGAGCTCTCCAGCTTTCCGAGATAGAGAGGGTACTGGAGAGGGTAGGTAACAGCAAGGTAAAAGACCTTGAGAGGTATATAGGCGGGCTCATATCGATAATAGGCATCGAGCCGCTCCTCGGCTTTCTGGGAACTATCACAGGCCTCATGAGGGCCTTTATGGCATGGGAGAAGGCGGGCCCGGACATAACGGTATCGGCGCTTGCCTCCGGCATTTACGAAGCTATGATAACGACGGCGGCGGGCCTGATAGTAGCCGTGCCGTATTATCTTATATGCAACTTCATCATCTCGAGGGTGAAATATATATCTTATGAGCTGAGCGACTCATCCACGCGGCTTGTAGAGACGCTGTCGGAGACAAAGACCGGGTCATGA
- a CDS encoding biopolymer transporter ExbD has product MISIKGKKDYLVALESVAMTDIVLNMFIFFFISFSLLYTFNSGRLSKIEVNLPKASSAVSMEGSEKTVLAITKAGEYFINEEKVKGADLKQNLRSRLEENPSLSVVLKVDGAVKFDHVVRALDVINELDIRKVSVAATGTGRRK; this is encoded by the coding sequence ATGATCTCCATAAAAGGGAAAAAGGATTACCTCGTCGCGCTCGAATCCGTCGCAATGACGGATATCGTCCTCAACATGTTCATCTTCTTCTTCATTTCGTTCAGCCTTCTTTATACGTTTAATTCCGGCCGTTTATCAAAGATAGAGGTGAATCTGCCCAAGGCCTCAAGCGCCGTATCCATGGAGGGTTCGGAAAAGACGGTGCTTGCTATAACAAAGGCAGGGGAGTATTTCATAAACGAGGAAAAGGTCAAAGGCGCCGACCTTAAACAGAACCTCCGGTCGAGGCTGGAGGAGAACCCATCCTTAAGCGTAGTGCTTAAAGTCGACGGCGCGGTAAAGTTTGACCATGTTGTCCGGGCTCTTGATGTCATTAACGAGCTCGATATCCGGAAAGTCAGCGTCGCGGCGACCGGTACAGGCCGCCGGAAATAG